CTCCCGGGGTGATTCGGCGGACAGTGGGTCCACTGGGTCCACTGGGTCCACTGCGTCCATGACGGTGTCCGTGCCTTCCTGTCAGGGATGGGGGGAGCCGCCCGCAGACCGGCTCGTTTATCGTGTCCATCGTAGGCGCGCCCGCGACCGTGCGCGCCCTGACGGGAACGGAAGGTGGACGCCATGGCGGAGACGAACACCCATGAGGTGGAACTGATGGTGCGCACGACCTGCGGGTCCTGTGCCCGGGTGGAGAAGCAGATCACCCCGGTGGTGGCGGCGGCGGGGGCCAGTCTGCGGGTGCGCAACGTCGATCATGACCGGGAGCTGGCGATGGAGTACGGCGACCGGGTGCCGGTGGTGGTGCTCGACGGGGAGGAGTTCTCCTGCTGGGAGGTCGACGACGCGGAGCTGGCCGCCGCCTTGGCTGCGGACGTCTGATCCTTCCCGGCGGGTGCACCCAGGAGACTGAATGCGGGTTTCCGACACCGCGGGGGTATCCTTTTGTTTGATCCGCCCCGAGGCGCCCGCCGCCCCGGGGTCTGGCACGTGCAAGGTCTTGAACGGGAAGCGGTGAAGGTAAACGTGAGTGTGCTCGTCGTGGGAATGTCGCACCGGTCAGCGCCGGTGGCGTTGCTGGAGCGACTGAGCATGGACGAGACGGTGCGCAACGACACCACCTCCCGCCTGGTGGAACGCCCCGCGCTCAGTGAGGCGATGATCGTCTCCACGTGCAACCGGCTCGAGATCTACTCCGTGACTAACTCCTTCCACTCCGGAGTCCAGGACGTCGTGGAGGTGCTCCACGAGATCTCCGACGTGGACATCGACACCCTGCGCGGTTACCTCTACGTCCGCTACGCCGACGCCGCCGCCGAGCACATGATGGTGGTGGCCTCGGGCCTGGACTCCATGGTGGTCGGCGAGCAGCAGATTATCGGCCAGGTCCGCACCGCGTACCAGGAGGCATCCGGCAAAGGCACCGTCGGGCCGGCGCTGCACTCCCTGGCCCAGTCGGCGCTGCACACCGGCAAGCGCGTCCACTCCGAGACCGACATCGACGACGCGGGGGCCTCGATGGTCTCCGTCGCCGTCGACGAGGCCCTCGGCCACCTGGGCACCTCCGTGCTCACCGGCCGCACCGCGCTGGTGCTCGGCGCCGGGGCGATGGCGTCGCTGGCGGCGACGCACCTGGGGCGGCTGGGCATCGACAAGCTCATCATCGCCAACCGCACCCGTTCCCGGGCCGAGCGGCTGGCCGAGCATTCCCGGGAGGCGGGGGTGACGGCCGAGGTCGTGGACTTCGACGACCGGGCGGCCACCCTGTCCCGGGTGGACCTGGCCGTCTCCGCCACCGGCGCGGACGACTTCACCATCACCGCCGCGGACGTCCCGGACGACCGGGTGGAGGATCTCATGCTCATCGACCTGTCCATGCCGCGGGACATCGACGACGACACCGCGACCCTCGACGGGGTCCACCTGGTCAACATCGAACGGCTGCACAAGACCATCTCCGGCCGGGGCGACCACCACTCCGGGCACAAGGAGGCGCTCGGGATCGTGGCCGAGGAACTGCAGGCCTACAGCTCGGAGCAGCGGGTCCGCGACGTCGTCCCCGCGGTGTCGGCGCTGCGCCGGCACGCCGCGGAGCTGGTGGAGGGGGAGCTGGAGCGCCTGCGCTCCCGGACCCCCACCATCGACGACGCGGAGTTCGAGGAGGTGACGCGGACGGTGCGCCGGGTCGTCGACAAGCTCCTCCACCAGCCGACGGTGCGGGTGAAGAAGCTCGCCGCGGAGTCCGGCGTCGTCTCCTACGAGTCCGCCCTGCAGGAGTTGTTCGGGCTCGCGTCCGAGGGGCCGTCCGTCGCCGTCGACGTCGCTGACCTGCCGGAGGGCAAACTGACCGAGGACCCCGCCACAACTGTGAAGGAGAAGGTATGACCCTGAAGATCGGTACCCGCGGCTCGAAGCTCGCGACGACCCAGGCCGGCCACATGCGTGATGCGCTCATCGCCGCCGGATTCGACGCAGAGCTGCACATCGTCACCACCGCGGGCGACGTCAACATGGCGCCGGTCGAGCGCATCGGCGTCGGCGTGTTCACCCAGGCGCTGCGCGACGCGATGGCGGCCGGCGAGTGCGACATCGCCGTCCACTCCTTCAAGGACCTGCCCACCGCGCCGGACGAGCGTTTCCACCTCATCGTCCCCGTGCGTGCCGACGCCCGCGAGGCGCTCATCGCCCGCGACGGCCTCACCCTGGACACCCTGCCCGAGGGGGCGCGGGTGGGCACCTCCGCCCCGCGCCGCATCTCCCAGCTGCGCGCCCACCGACCGGACCTGGACATCCGTCCGCTGCGCGGCAACATCGACACCCGCATGGGCAAGGTCACCTCCGGGGAGCTCGACGCCGTCGTCCTCGCCTACGCCGGCCTGTCCCGCGTGGAGCAGGGCGACCGCGCCAGCCAGGTCTTCGACGCCGGCACCATCCTCCCCGCCCCCGCCCAGGGTGCCCTGGCCATCGAGTGCCGCGTCGACGACGAGCAGGCCCGCGCCGCCATCGACTCGCTTCTCGACGCCGCCGCCTTCACCTGCGCCACCGCCGAACGTATCGTGCTCAACCGGCTCGAGGCCGGCTGCACCGCGCCGGTGGCCGCCCACTCCACCCTCGACGGTGACACCATCACGCTCACCGCCGGCGTCTTCGCCCTCGACGGTTCCACCCAGCTCACCCACACCGCCTCCGGCACCGACCCCGTGGCCCTCGGCGAGGAGGTCGCCGCCGACCTCATCGGGCGTGGTGCCGCAGAGGTCATGGCCATAGACTGAACCCCATGGCCGTTCTCAAGATCAACGACCGGCAGGTCACCGTCCTGCTCGACTGGTGGGAGAAGCTCGCCGCCCGTCGCTCGCACCTGACCATCCCCACCCGCGCTATCACCGCGGTGGAGGTCGTCGAGGACGCCTGCGCCGTCGCCAGCACCCGGGACTCGCTGCGCCGGGCCCCGGGCACCCGCATCCGGGGGCTGACCAACACCGGCACCTTCACCGCCGCCGACGGCACCCGGGCCAGCACCTTCTCGGTGTGCCACGGCGCCGGCCCGGGCATCATCCTCGAGCTGGATTCGGTGACGGTCAACCGCATCATCATCTCCACCCCGAAGGCGCGGGACTACGCCCACGAACTCTCCCGCGTGGTCGGCTGACGGTCGGCTGAGGGCCGGGTAGGGGGCAGAGCACCCCGGTCACCGTTTTTCGTATTCCGGCCCCTCTAATTTATGGTGTAGATACCACACGGTGGACGCCCCGTGAGCGATATGGCCCCCTTTTTACGCCGTCACCGGCCGGGGGCACACCGCTGCGATGGGCGTGCATTTGTGTCCTGACCTGTTGTGACAAACCATTTCCGGCCCGTTTCATGGCGGCGGGCCCGACATTAGAAAAGATCCGTATGAGCATGGTCCCCCAGACCTCCCAGCCGGGAAAGGTCGTCTTCGTCGGCGCTGGCCCCGGTAACCCCGATCTGCTGACCGTCCGCGCGCGTGAGGTGCTCTCCACCACCTCCGTCGCCGTCACCGACGAGGCAGTGCTCCCAGGGGTACGTGAGGTCGTCGCTGCCGCTCTCCCGGTGCCGAAGGAGCGTCTCGCCGCCGCGGAGGCGGAGTACGAGCGTATCTGCGCGGAGGCGAAGGAGGCGGGTGCCCGTCGTCGGCCGCCGCGTCCGGCGCCGCCGACGGCCGCGGACATCCGGGAACCGGTGAGCACTGATCCGGCGTTCATCGCCACGCAGCTGTCCGAGGCCCTCGCCGAGGCCGAGGGGGATGTCATCCGTCTGGTCTCCGGCAACCCGCTGACCCGGGACTCCACGATGGCGGAGATCGCCGCCGTCGCCGCCGCGGGCCTGGAGTTCCAGGTCGTGCCGGGCATGTCCCTGCCGTCGACGGTCCCGTCCTTCGCCGGCATCGCCCTGGGCTCCACCTACACGGAGACCGATGTCACCGGCGGCGGGGTGGACTGGGACCAGCTGGTCAGTGCCCCGGAGCCGCTCGTGCTCCAGGCCGGTGCCGCGGACCTGGAGACCATCGCCACCGAGCTGATCACCCGCGGCATGAGCGTGGACACCCCGGTGTCCGTCACCGTCAACGGCACCACCCGCCTGCAGCGCACCCACGATGCCACCCTGGGCACCCTCGGCCGGCTCGACGCCGAGCTGCCGGGCCAGCTGGTGGTCACCCTGGGCAAGGGTGTCGACGACCGCACCAAGTACTCCTGGTGGGAGAACCGCCCGCTGTACGGCTGGCGCGTCCTCGTGCCGCGCACCAAGGAGCAGGCCGCCGCGATGAGCGCCCGCCTGTCCTCCTACGGGGCGATCCCGCAGTCCGTGCCCACCATCTCGGTGGAGCCGCCGCGGAACCCGGCGCAGATGGAACGCGCCATCAAGGGCATCGTCGAGGGTCGCTACCAGTGGATCGTGTTCACCTCCGTCAACGCCGTGTCCGCGGTGTGGGAGAAGATCAACGAGATCGGCCTCGACGCCCGCGCCTTCGCCGGTGTGCACCTGGCCGCCGTCGGCTCCAAGACCGCCGACGCCATCCGTGCCCTGGGCATGACCCCGGAGCTGCTGCCCCCGGCGACGAAGCAGAACGCCGCGGGCCTGGTCGAGGTGTTCCCCGAGTACGTCGAGGACCTCGACCCGGTGGGACGCGTGCTGCTGCCGCGGGCGGACATCGCCACCGACGTCCTCGTCGACGGCCTGCACGAGGCGGGCTGGGAGGTTGACGATGTCGTCGCCTACCGCACCGTCCGCGCCGCCCCGCCGTCGGCGGAGATCCGCGAGATGATCAAGTCCGGTGGCTTCGACGCCGTGTGCTTCACCTCCTCGTCGACGGTGAAGAACCTCGTCGGCATCGCCGGCAAGCCGCACCAGCGCACCATCATCGCCTGCATCGGCCCGATGACCGCCGCCACCGCGCGCGAGATGGGGCTGCGGGTCGACGTGGAGCCGGAGATCGCCGAGGTCCCCGAGCTTGTCGACGCCCTCGCGGCCCACGTCGCACGCCTGCGTGCGGCCGGTCAGCTCCCGCCGCCGCGCAAGAAGCGCCGCGCCCGCCGCAAGGCTGCCCCGGAGGTGGCCACCGAGGCCGGTGCCGTCGTCGCGGAACCGGCGTCGGAATAGCACCTACGATGGGGTGGGCCGAGACCCCGCCCCCTGAGGAAGGACCAGTAGCCCCCGTGGCCTCCAACTCCCCGTCCCCGCTGTCCACCCCGATCCCTTCGCGTCGCCCCCGCCGGCTGCGGCGGAACGCGGCGATGCGCGAGTTCGTCGCGGAGACCACTCTGCGACCCGCCGACCTCATCCTGCCGATGTTCATCGCCGACGGCATCGACACCCCGCGGGAGATCTCCTCCATGCCGGGCGTGAACCAGCACACCTTCGACTCGCTCAAGCGGGCCGCGCACGAGGCGCTCGACGCCGGGGTGCGCTGCGTCGATCTGTTCGGCGTGCCCACCGACGCGGACAAGGACGCCGACGGCTCCCAGGCCTGGCAGGAGGAGGGCATCCTCAACCGGGCGCTGGCCGCACTGCGGGAGGAGTTCGGCGAGGACCTGCTCATCATGGCCGACACCTGCCTCGACGAGTTCACGGACCACGGGCACTGCGGGGTGGTGAGGCAGGACCGGTGGGGACGGGCGGTCGTCGACAATGACGCGACGCTGCCGCTGTACCAGCAGATGGCCGTGGCGCAGGCCGACGCCGGCGCCCACATCGTCTCCCCCTCCGGGGCGATGGACGGCCAGGTGCTCGCCATCCGGGAGGCACTCGACGAGGCCGGGCACCAGGACGTGGCCATCATGGCCTACTCCGCGAAGTACGCCTCCGCCTTCTACGGCCCCTTCCGCGAGGCCGTCGGCTCCTCCCTCCAGGGGGACCGCCGCACCTACCAGCAGGACCCCGCCAACCTGCGCGAATCCCTGCTCGAGGTCCAGCTCGACATCGACGAGGGCGCCGACTTCGTCATGGTCAAGCCCGCCCTGCCCTACCTCGACGTGCTCCACGCCGTCGCCGAGACCTCCCCGGTGCCCGTCGCCGCGTACCAGGTCAGTGGCGAGTACGCGATGATCCAGGCCGCCGGCCGCAACGGCTGGGTCGACCTCGACGCCGTGATGATGGAGTCGCTGACCTCCATCAGGCGCGCGGGCGCGGACCAGATCCTCACCTACTTCGCCACCGACGCCGCCCGGCTTATCGGGGGCCGCTGATGTCGGAGACGACGACCGGACTGGACACCCGCGCGGGGGCGGAGACGACGCCGCCCGCCGACGGCAGGCCCGAGATGCCCGAGACCATCCGGCTGCTCCTGCTGCTGTGGTCGCTGGCCATCGGAGGTGAGGTCCTCCACCAGATCCTCAACGTCGTCATCGCGCTCATCGACCCCGCGCCGCTGCTCGCCATGGCCCGGGAAGGCCTGAGCGACGAGGAGATCGCCAACCTCGGCGAGGCCACCGTCACCGCCAGCGCCTACGCCTCGGTCATCCTCATCGGCGTCATGGGCCTGCTCATCATGGGCCTGCTCGCCTGGGGACTCACCCTGATCAAACGCCGCTCGAGGCACGCCGGCACCGCCCGCCGACTGCTGCTGTTCTTCGGCATCTACTTCGGCCTGCGCATCCTGCTGCTGTTCATGGCGCCCGCCGGCGGCGGGGACGTCCCCGTCATCTTCTACCTCATCGACGGCAGCCTGCAGATCCTCGTCGGCGTCGCCGCGATCCTCGGCCTCGTCTTCTCCTTCCGGGTCGAGACCATGCGGTGGACCCGTGAGATCGACTCCGACAAGCCGGGGAGGGACTGACCCCGTGCCCAGCATGTTCCCCGGCATGTACGCCGACCCGAACGACCCCAACCGTCGGCCCCGCACCCCGGCCGGTGACCCCGACACCTGGCCAGCCTCGCTGCGGTGGAGCTACTGGCTCAGTGTCGCCGCCGCCATCGTCATGGTCCTCGCCGGCCTGGTCATGCTCACGGAGAACCCGCAGGCCGCCAGCGACGCCAACCCCGGGGCCGGCCGGGACCTCATCGAGGCCTTCCGTGGCAACCTCCGCTTCGTCGGTATCGCCAACATCATCACCG
Above is a window of Corynebacterium suedekumii DNA encoding:
- a CDS encoding glutaredoxin family protein — translated: MAETNTHEVELMVRTTCGSCARVEKQITPVVAAAGASLRVRNVDHDRELAMEYGDRVPVVVLDGEEFSCWEVDDAELAAALAADV
- a CDS encoding glutamyl-tRNA reductase is translated as MSVLVVGMSHRSAPVALLERLSMDETVRNDTTSRLVERPALSEAMIVSTCNRLEIYSVTNSFHSGVQDVVEVLHEISDVDIDTLRGYLYVRYADAAAEHMMVVASGLDSMVVGEQQIIGQVRTAYQEASGKGTVGPALHSLAQSALHTGKRVHSETDIDDAGASMVSVAVDEALGHLGTSVLTGRTALVLGAGAMASLAATHLGRLGIDKLIIANRTRSRAERLAEHSREAGVTAEVVDFDDRAATLSRVDLAVSATGADDFTITAADVPDDRVEDLMLIDLSMPRDIDDDTATLDGVHLVNIERLHKTISGRGDHHSGHKEALGIVAEELQAYSSEQRVRDVVPAVSALRRHAAELVEGELERLRSRTPTIDDAEFEEVTRTVRRVVDKLLHQPTVRVKKLAAESGVVSYESALQELFGLASEGPSVAVDVADLPEGKLTEDPATTVKEKV
- the hemC gene encoding hydroxymethylbilane synthase: MTLKIGTRGSKLATTQAGHMRDALIAAGFDAELHIVTTAGDVNMAPVERIGVGVFTQALRDAMAAGECDIAVHSFKDLPTAPDERFHLIVPVRADAREALIARDGLTLDTLPEGARVGTSAPRRISQLRAHRPDLDIRPLRGNIDTRMGKVTSGELDAVVLAYAGLSRVEQGDRASQVFDAGTILPAPAQGALAIECRVDDEQARAAIDSLLDAAAFTCATAERIVLNRLEAGCTAPVAAHSTLDGDTITLTAGVFALDGSTQLTHTASGTDPVALGEEVAADLIGRGAAEVMAID
- a CDS encoding uroporphyrinogen-III synthase, translated to MSMVPQTSQPGKVVFVGAGPGNPDLLTVRAREVLSTTSVAVTDEAVLPGVREVVAAALPVPKERLAAAEAEYERICAEAKEAGARRRPPRPAPPTAADIREPVSTDPAFIATQLSEALAEAEGDVIRLVSGNPLTRDSTMAEIAAVAAAGLEFQVVPGMSLPSTVPSFAGIALGSTYTETDVTGGGVDWDQLVSAPEPLVLQAGAADLETIATELITRGMSVDTPVSVTVNGTTRLQRTHDATLGTLGRLDAELPGQLVVTLGKGVDDRTKYSWWENRPLYGWRVLVPRTKEQAAAMSARLSSYGAIPQSVPTISVEPPRNPAQMERAIKGIVEGRYQWIVFTSVNAVSAVWEKINEIGLDARAFAGVHLAAVGSKTADAIRALGMTPELLPPATKQNAAGLVEVFPEYVEDLDPVGRVLLPRADIATDVLVDGLHEAGWEVDDVVAYRTVRAAPPSAEIREMIKSGGFDAVCFTSSSTVKNLVGIAGKPHQRTIIACIGPMTAATAREMGLRVDVEPEIAEVPELVDALAAHVARLRAAGQLPPPRKKRRARRKAAPEVATEAGAVVAEPASE
- the hemB gene encoding porphobilinogen synthase; translation: MREFVAETTLRPADLILPMFIADGIDTPREISSMPGVNQHTFDSLKRAAHEALDAGVRCVDLFGVPTDADKDADGSQAWQEEGILNRALAALREEFGEDLLIMADTCLDEFTDHGHCGVVRQDRWGRAVVDNDATLPLYQQMAVAQADAGAHIVSPSGAMDGQVLAIREALDEAGHQDVAIMAYSAKYASAFYGPFREAVGSSLQGDRRTYQQDPANLRESLLEVQLDIDEGADFVMVKPALPYLDVLHAVAETSPVPVAAYQVSGEYAMIQAAGRNGWVDLDAVMMESLTSIRRAGADQILTYFATDAARLIGGR